The window TCGGCAGCTATGGTACTCAAACAAACTTATGGCAGCAACGCCAGTGAAGTAATTAGTAAAGTAAAAGAAAAGCTGGAGGATTTAAAAAAGACGTTCCCACCCGGAATGGATTACGAAATAAGTTATGATGTTTCCAATTTCCTTGATGCTTCTATCGAAAATGTTATTCATACATTACGCGATGCATTCATACTTGTTGCATTAGTTGTATTTATATTTTTAGGCGACTGGCGTTCAACACTTATTCCAACTCTTGCTGTACCCATATCATTGATTGGTGCATTTTTCTTCATGCAACTTTTCGGATTAACCATTAACATGGTAACATTATTCGCGCTAGTATTAGCGATAGGTATTGTGGTCGACGATGCCATCGTCGTCGTAGAAGCCGTTCATGCGAAAATGGAAGAAGAAAATCTTTCTCCTTACAATGCCGTTCGTAAAGTTATTGGAGAAATCAGTGGTGCCGTTATTGCCATTACTTTATTAATGGTTTCTGTATTTATTCCTGTTTCTTTCATGAGCGGTCCGGTTGGTACTTTCTACCGACAATTTTCCATCACCATGGCATCATCCATTGTTTTATCCGGAATTGTGGCTTTAACAGTTACGCCTGTTTTATGCGCTATGATTTTAAAAAACAATCATGGAAAACCAAGAAAAAAAACATGGATGAATCGCTTTATCGACGGTTTCAATAACGGCTTTAATAAATTAACCGGAAAATATGTAGGTTTATTAAAACTAATTGCGCATCGAAAACTAATAACAGTTGGCTTATTTGTAATATTCGCCTTAGGAATATTTACAATCAGCAGTAGTTTACCTACCGGATTCATTCCCAGTGAAGATCAGGGAATGATTTACGCTATCATTCAAACTCCTCCGGGTTCAACTCTTGAAAGAACCAATGATTTGTCAAATAAATTAGTTGGTTTAATAAATACCGTTGATGGTGTGCAATCTGTTTCTTCAATTGCAGGATACGAAGTATTAACGGAAGGTCGCGGTTCCAATGCAGGAACTTGCTTAATAAACCTTAAACCGTGGTCGGAACGAAAACATGGCGTAAGTGAAATCATTCACGAACTGGAAGAAAAAGCGAAGGAAATTCCGGGCGCAACTATCGAATTTTTTGATCCTCCTGCTGTACCCGGATTTGGTGCTGCCGGTGGTTTTGCCCTTCAATTGTTGGATAAAACAAATTCCGGCGATTATAAGCAATTGGAAAAAGTAACAAACGACTTTATGAATGAGCTTAAGAAACGAAAAGAGATTACCGGCTTGTTTACATTCTTCAGTGCAAATTATCCGCAATATGAAATTGAATTCGACAATCAAGCAGCCATGCAAAAAGGAGTTACGATTGGAAACGCCATGAATACACTTTCCATATTTGTTGGAAGTACTTATGAATTAGGTTTCATTAAATATCAGCGGTTTTTTAAAGTATTTGTTCAGGCCTCTCCTGAGTTTAGAAAATTACCAACTGATATCATGAATTTATACGTCAAGAATGATAAGGGTAATATGGTTCCTTTTTCTGCTTTTATGAAAATTCATAAGAAACAAGGCGCTAATGAAATCAACAGATACAACATGTATAACACTGCCGCAATAAGAGGGGGGCCTGCCGACGGTTATAGCAGTGGTGAAGCCATTGCTGCAGTGAAAGAAGTAGCAGCAAAAACACTGCCTGTGGGTTATGATATTGATTGGGCTGCTTTATCCTACGATGAAACCCGTCGTGGTAATGAGGCCATATATATATTCATTATAGTACTTGTATTTGTATACTTTGTATTAGCCGCGCAATACGAAAGTTTTATCATCCCGCTTTCAGTTGTATTCTCGTTACCTGCTGGTGTATTCGGCTCATTTCTTTTAATAAAAGGTATGGGACTTGCCAATGATATTTATGCCCAAGTGGGTTTAGTAATGTTGGTTGGCTTACTCGGAAAAAATGCCGTCTTAATTGTAGAGTTTGCCGTTCAAAATCAAAGAGAAGGTGCCCCTGTATTGGAAGCTGCTATCAATGGCGCTAAGGTTCGTTTACGTCCCATCTTAATGACCTCCTTCGCGTTTATTGCCGGTTTGATTCCGCTTGTTGTAGCCCACGGTGCCGGTGCTATTGGTAATAAAACTATTGGAGCTTCTGCTCTCGGCGGTATGTTATTTGGAACCATCTTCGGGATAATTATTGTACCCGGGCTTTACTACATATTTGGTTCAATGGCTAAGAATAGAAAACTGATAAAGAATGAAGATGATAGTTCCTTATCGGAAGACTTTGTACATCATATTGATAATTTTCCACAAACTCAAGACAATGAAAACAACAACTAAATTCAAGCTTCTCAATTATCTTTTTGTGCTATTTGCCTCACTACTTTATGTTGAATGTAGTGGTCCATCATTGATAAAAAGAACTGAGAATAAACAAACACCTCAGTACTTTTCCACTTCACAGGACACACTATCATCAGCCAAAATCAGATGGAGAGATTATTTTTCTGATAATGATTTATCGGCATTAATTGATACCGCCTTAAGTAAGAATCAGGAACTAAATATCCTGCTTCAGGAAATAAACATTGCTAAAAACGAAGTACGGGCACGTAAAGGTGTTTATTTACCTTTTGTAGGACTTGGTGTTGGAGCAGGAACCGATAAAACAGGACTTTATACCAGTAAAGGTGTAAGCGATGAAGCGCATGAAATTATACCCGGAAATAAAACGCCAAATCCTTTATCTGATTTTATGGTAAGATTGAATACAAATTGGGAAATTGATATATGGAAAAAGTTACGTAATTCAAAAAAGTCGGCCATTCATTCATATCTCTCAACAATTGAAGGTAAAAATTTTATGGTGACTAATTTGATAGCAGAGATTGCCAATTCTTATTATGAATTACTTGCTTTAGATAATCAGTTAGAAATTCTTAATAAGAATATAGAGATTCAAAAAAATGCGCTTGAAATCATAAAATTCGAAAAACAATCGGCCAGGGTAACCGAATTAGCAGTAAAAAAGTTCGAAGCAGAAGTTTTCAAAAATCAGAGCCAACAATTTTACATAAAACAAAAAATCACAGAAACAGAAAACAAATTAAATTTCCTGGCAGGTAGATTTCCGCAACCAATAAAAAGAAAATCGTCAGATTTTATGCTTATTTCTATTGACTCCATTCACAGCGGTATTCCGTCTCAATTATTAGAAAACCGACCGGATATCAGACAAGCTGAGCAACAGCTAACAGCAGCTAAATTAAATGTAAAAGTAGCAAAGGCCGAATTTTATCCTTCTTTGGGAATCAGAGGCGGAATAGGTTATCAGGCTTTTAACGTCAAATATCCTCTTC is drawn from Bacteroidota bacterium and contains these coding sequences:
- a CDS encoding efflux RND transporter permease subunit — protein: MFNKFIQRPVLAIVISLVILFIGVLAIKTLPTSQFPEVAPPVVMVSASYPGASAKSLAESVIIPLEQSINGAWGMRYMTSDATSAGEANIQVVFEPGTDINQALVQVSNRVQQVTNRLPTLVQREGVVITPVIPSMLMYVNLYSKDKNADMKFLFNYAGVNMVPELQRINGIGQVRILGSRQYAMRVWLNPDRMRAYSVSPDEVMEALNEQSIIGKAGRIGRGDSKQAEALEYVLTYSDRYNDPKQYEDVIIRSNSNGENLRLKDVATVSLGSEYYDIYSNLNGHPSAAMVLKQTYGSNASEVISKVKEKLEDLKKTFPPGMDYEISYDVSNFLDASIENVIHTLRDAFILVALVVFIFLGDWRSTLIPTLAVPISLIGAFFFMQLFGLTINMVTLFALVLAIGIVVDDAIVVVEAVHAKMEEENLSPYNAVRKVIGEISGAVIAITLLMVSVFIPVSFMSGPVGTFYRQFSITMASSIVLSGIVALTVTPVLCAMILKNNHGKPRKKTWMNRFIDGFNNGFNKLTGKYVGLLKLIAHRKLITVGLFVIFALGIFTISSSLPTGFIPSEDQGMIYAIIQTPPGSTLERTNDLSNKLVGLINTVDGVQSVSSIAGYEVLTEGRGSNAGTCLINLKPWSERKHGVSEIIHELEEKAKEIPGATIEFFDPPAVPGFGAAGGFALQLLDKTNSGDYKQLEKVTNDFMNELKKRKEITGLFTFFSANYPQYEIEFDNQAAMQKGVTIGNAMNTLSIFVGSTYELGFIKYQRFFKVFVQASPEFRKLPTDIMNLYVKNDKGNMVPFSAFMKIHKKQGANEINRYNMYNTAAIRGGPADGYSSGEAIAAVKEVAAKTLPVGYDIDWAALSYDETRRGNEAIYIFIIVLVFVYFVLAAQYESFIIPLSVVFSLPAGVFGSFLLIKGMGLANDIYAQVGLVMLVGLLGKNAVLIVEFAVQNQREGAPVLEAAINGAKVRLRPILMTSFAFIAGLIPLVVAHGAGAIGNKTIGASALGGMLFGTIFGIIIVPGLYYIFGSMAKNRKLIKNEDDSSLSEDFVHHIDNFPQTQDNENNN
- a CDS encoding TolC family protein; translation: MKTTTKFKLLNYLFVLFASLLYVECSGPSLIKRTENKQTPQYFSTSQDTLSSAKIRWRDYFSDNDLSALIDTALSKNQELNILLQEINIAKNEVRARKGVYLPFVGLGVGAGTDKTGLYTSKGVSDEAHEIIPGNKTPNPLSDFMVRLNTNWEIDIWKKLRNSKKSAIHSYLSTIEGKNFMVTNLIAEIANSYYELLALDNQLEILNKNIEIQKNALEIIKFEKQSARVTELAVKKFEAEVFKNQSQQFYIKQKITETENKLNFLAGRFPQPIKRKSSDFMLISIDSIHSGIPSQLLENRPDIRQAEQQLTAAKLNVKVAKAEFYPSLGIRGGIGYQAFNVKYPLQTPQSLIYSVAGDLVAPLINRNAIKANYYSANFKQIQAMYNYERSILNAYIEVANQLSNLNNLKSSFELKQKQVEALTQSIDISTILFKSARADYMEVLMTQRDALESKFELVETKMLQMHSKVNIYKALGGGWK